The DNA sequence CGCCATTCCTACATCCATGACTGGCGGTTGCCACACACCTCTATCTCGGGGATGCACTGGCGGTACTGGCAATATTCACCCGAATCAGCTATGCACTGTCGGTTCGCACCTTGGACTGCTAGAGAATTGTATCTGGTTAGCAAGAATCCTGAATGGCTGGCTAAGACAGTTTTCTACGAAGGTGGTGAGGTAGTGTCTGCACCACGTTTCGACCCATAATTTAGATAATAAACTCATGGATAAGAGGAGGACGAATAATATGCTAGAGTCACAGAAAAGAGGAATCAGTAATCTTGAAAGACTGCAAGGACAAGGTTATGAATACCAACTTGAAAACTACACCTCAGGCCTATCTGAGCTTTCCATTAAGGCCTATAAAACAGGATCTCAGGGCCATTTTTTTCGGGTCATATTTCAAACCACCTTGTATGTTCAGATACCTATTCATTGGGGCAACGGCGATTTTCATTTAGCAACGTCTGATAGACATGCTATATTAATGGAGACTCTGGGTCTAAGTCCCGAGCAGAAAGAACAATTGTTGCTGTTTACAGCCTTGCCCTCTAAAGGAACCGAGATACTAATTCTATGTCATAAGGTGCTTGTGAGCCAAGAAATTCCGTTCCCCTGACTCGCAATTGGCAATGGAGGCGTCAGCCTGCCCTGGCTGGAGACGAAGACTTGTCGGTGGCAAGCCTGTTGGCAGGCGCAGATTGGGAGTCGGCGTAAAGACACTTTGAGTTTGAAGGCTCTCCCAAAATCAAATAAAGACACGGCTTGCCTGAGTTTTGCCGGGCAGGCCGTGTTCTCTTGTGCTGTGGGAAAGCACGGATTTTCGGATTGCCTTGCTTCACTCACACTCCACCCCTTTCACTTCACACTCAGGTGTAGCGCCCCAAAAGCCCGAGAGCCGGGCGCGGTTCTCGGCCACCCAGCGATAGAGGCAATCTTCGATCCAGCGAACGGGCGGGAGGGCGTAGAGCGCGGCCAGGGCGGGCCAGAGGCCGCTCAGTTCGGCCAGAACACGGTTGGCGGCGGCGGCCCCGGCGAATTTGTCTCCCACCAAGTTGACGGCCCAAACTTCAAAGTCCACTTGGGCTTGGGTGAGTCCGTATTGTTGAATGAGTCCCGGTGTTTGGTTGGGGAGGGCCAGCACCCGGCCGGCCTTGTCACGCGCCCGAATCCAGCGCGCGGAGCGCGTTCAGAATCCTCACCAGCCGTCGAACAGGAGAATCAACTTCGGAGTCATGGCGAGTCTGTGATCAATCCCTTGCCCAGCGCCTGTTGAAAGGCGTTCACCACTCGCGGGTCGAATTGCCGTCCCGCCTCTTTGTGAATCTCAATGGTGGCTTCGGCCAGCGAGCGCGCCCGGCGGTAGGGGCGGTTGGAGGTGATGGCGTCGAAGGCGTCGGCCACGGCCAGCACTCGGGCTGTGAGCGGAATGGAATCGCCGGCCAGCTTGCCGGGGTAGCCGGCCCCGTCGAAACGTTCGTGGTGATGTTGAATGGCCGGAATGGCGGAGACCAGGTAGGAAATATCGCGCACCATCGCCGCGCCCGTCTCCGGGTGTTTGTATAACTCGTGGCGCTCGGTCTCGGTGAGCGCGCCGGGCTTGGTAAGGATCGATTCGGAAACCGCGATCTTGCCAATGTCGTGCAGGATTGCGCCAAACTCAATGTCCGCCAATTCCTGATCGGTGCAACCCAGTTCGCGGGCAATGGTGACGGCGTAGGTGCTCACGCGCTCGACGTGGCCGCGAGTGTAAGAGTCGCGGGTTTCAATGGCGTTAGCCAGCACCGTCAGGCTGTCTTTGTAAACACTGTGGAGTTGCGCCAGCGCCACGTCCTGCGCCCGTTTGATCTTGCCGCGAATGGCGACCAGCAGATCGTCTAGCTCGCAGGGTTTGGTGATGTAATCATCGGCGCCCAGGCCCCGGCCCACCACCGCATCTTGCCGCTGCGAGCGGCCGGTGAGGAACATAAAAGGAATTGTGGCAAATTGTGGCTGGGAGCGGACGGCCTCCAAAAATTCATAGCCGTCCATTTCGGGCATTGTAATATCTGATAAGATGATATCGGGGCGCGAGTATTCCAACAAACCGAGCGCAGTGCGGCCATTGAGCGCCGTAATCACCTGGTAGCCCACTATCTCCAGCCACTCGCGCAAGCTCGCGACCAGGGTTTCATCGTCCTCGACGATCAAGATTCGTTCATTGCTTTGCATGGCGCCTCGAAACTAGCATCATTATAATTCTCCAGGTCAAACCTGTATCAGTAAAGCGTCAAGTTTTGAACGCGCGGCTGTTTTTTTATACAGCCTTTACGGAGTCGTTAGCCTATGAGTACTCACATTGTAGTCGTTGGAAGCTTGAACATGGATCTGGTGGTGCGCGCCCCGCGCCACCCGCAACTTGGCGAGACGATCCTCGGCGGCAACTTTCAAACGTTTCCCGGCGGCAAGGGCGCTAACCAGGCAGTGGCCGCCGCCCGCCTCGGCGGGGCGGTCAAAATGATCGGGCGCGTCGGCAACGATTCGTTTGGCGATTCGTTGTTGAGCACCCTGAAGCGCGACAACGTGGACACGACTCACGTCCGGTGTGACGGCAACCTGCCCACCGGCGTGGCCCTCATCACCGTAGACGCCGTCGGACAAAATACAATTGTGGTTGCTTCGGGGGCCAATGGAGAATTAACGCCCGACGACGTGGAGGCCGGGGAAGCCGCCTTTGTCGGGGCGGCAGTGTTGCTCCTACAACTCGAATGCCCGCTCACCGCCGTCGAGCGCGCCATTGAGTTGGCCAAGAAACACGGGGCGCGAGTCGTCCTCAACCCGGCCCCGGCGCAAATGCTAAACGCAACCTTGCTCGAAAGCGTGGATTACCTGGCGCCGAATCAAACCGAGCTGGCCCTGCTCACCGGCATAGACGATCTCGCCAACACGCGTCGCGCCGCGAGCCACTTGCGGGCACACGGCGTCCAACGGGTGATCGTGACGTTAGGAGAAGAAGGAGTGCTGGCGGTGGATGACGAGGGCGAGTTTTACTTGCCGGCGCACCAGGTGACGGTGGTGGACACCACTGCCGCCGGCGATGCCTTTGTGGGCGCGCTGGCTGTGGCTCTGATGGAAGGACGTTCAACGCGCGAAGCGGTGGCATGGGGCAACGCCGCCGGAGGGCTAACCGTCACCCGCCCCGGCGCGCAACCCTCACTGCCAACCCGCGCCGAACTCGAACAGTTCCTGCAATTGCGGTAGGGGTGAAGCATTCGGAACAGGAGTTGAGTAAACTCCGAACACTTGCGCCGAATGCTTCGCCCCTACAAATCGCGGCGGCTGAACTGCCTTACTGCCAGCGTCACCATCACAATCGCATACAGCGCCCCGTAAATCACCATCGCCGGGCTAGGCACCGACACCACGATCAGCGGCCCGGAGTTGAAACCCAGCGACTGCACCAGCGGCGACGTCATCTCAAATGATGCCCGGCGCAGAAGCGCCTCGCTGGGCATAATCAAACTTGAAATGATGCCGATGTTGACGGCGGTCTCGTTCTTCAGCACTGCACCAATCTGCTCCACGAAGCCGCCGATGAAGGCGATGCCGTATACGCCAAACACAATGCCGCCCGTCGCCAATGTTGAGAACGTGCTGCTGCTGGCCAGGGTGAGGGACATGATGAGCAAACTTTCGAGGTAGATAATCGGCGCGCCGATCACCAAGTTCGGCACATGGTAGCCGGACTCAATGTAGACGATCCCCATCACCCCGCCGCCCATCATCAGCAAATACAAAGCCAGCAGTCCGGCAAAGCCCAGCCACTTGCCCAGCACCACCTCCACCCGCCGCACCGGCTTTGTCACCACTGCCTGAATCGTCCCCGAGCCGATCTCGCCGGCCAGCGTATCTGCCGACACCAGCGCCCCCATGGCAATCGTCAGGAAGTTCACCGCGTACAGCCCGGCCATCGTCAAAAAATTGTAGACCTGATTTTTGATCAGGGTCGCGCTCGCCCCGGCCTCGTTTGGCAGGGTGTCGCGGTTGATGTAATAGAAGCCGATGCCGTAAAGAACCAAAAAGGCGATGCCCAGCAAGAACGCGGCCAGCAAAATTTTGCGCCGCGAGGCTTCGATAAACGTCAATCGCGCAACCACAAAGACAGCCATTACAACCCCCCATCCATGCCGACAATCTGGATAAACAACTCTTCCAGCGAGAGCCGCTGGGGCGCGATCGCGTAAACATCCGCGCCGCAGGCGACGAGGTGACGGGTGATGGTGGGCAGGGCCGAGTCGTCGGCGATGGTCAAAGTGACGTGGTCGCCGTCGGCGCGAACGTCGCGCCCCCACTGATTCAAGCCGGCGACGGTTTCCCCGGTGAGGCCGCCTGCGCGGATGGCAACACTGGTCTCGCCCTCGACCAGCGTTTGGAGTTCGCTCACCCGGATCACTTCGCCGTGTTTGATGAAGGCCACCCGGTCGCAGGTGATTTCAACTTCGCTCAGCAGGTGCGAGTTGAGAAAAACGGTCGTGCCGCGAGATCGAAGGTCGCGGATGATGTCGCGCACGAGGCGGCGTCC is a window from the Chloroflexota bacterium genome containing:
- the rbsK gene encoding ribokinase — translated: MSTHIVVVGSLNMDLVVRAPRHPQLGETILGGNFQTFPGGKGANQAVAAARLGGAVKMIGRVGNDSFGDSLLSTLKRDNVDTTHVRCDGNLPTGVALITVDAVGQNTIVVASGANGELTPDDVEAGEAAFVGAAVLLLQLECPLTAVERAIELAKKHGARVVLNPAPAQMLNATLLESVDYLAPNQTELALLTGIDDLANTRRAASHLRAHGVQRVIVTLGEEGVLAVDDEGEFYLPAHQVTVVDTTAAGDAFVGALAVALMEGRSTREAVAWGNAAGGLTVTRPGAQPSLPTRAELEQFLQLR
- a CDS encoding ABC transporter permease; its protein translation is MAVFVVARLTFIEASRRKILLAAFLLGIAFLVLYGIGFYYINRDTLPNEAGASATLIKNQVYNFLTMAGLYAVNFLTIAMGALVSADTLAGEIGSGTIQAVVTKPVRRVEVVLGKWLGFAGLLALYLLMMGGGVMGIVYIESGYHVPNLVIGAPIIYLESLLIMSLTLASSSTFSTLATGGIVFGVYGIAFIGGFVEQIGAVLKNETAVNIGIISSLIMPSEALLRRASFEMTSPLVQSLGFNSGPLIVVSVPSPAMVIYGALYAIVMVTLAVRQFSRRDL
- a CDS encoding DUF393 domain-containing protein — its product is MLALPNQTPGLIQQYGLTQAQVDFEVWAVNLVGDKFAGAAAANRVLAELSGLWPALAALYALPPVRWIEDCLYRWVAENRARLSGFWGATPECEVKGVECE
- a CDS encoding response regulator, encoding MQSNERILIVEDDETLVASLREWLEIVGYQVITALNGRTALGLLEYSRPDIILSDITMPEMDGYEFLEAVRSQPQFATIPFMFLTGRSQRQDAVVGRGLGADDYITKPCELDDLLVAIRGKIKRAQDVALAQLHSVYKDSLTVLANAIETRDSYTRGHVERVSTYAVTIARELGCTDQELADIEFGAILHDIGKIAVSESILTKPGALTETERHELYKHPETGAAMVRDISYLVSAIPAIQHHHERFDGAGYPGKLAGDSIPLTARVLAVADAFDAITSNRPYRRARSLAEATIEIHKEAGRQFDPRVVNAFQQALGKGLITDSP